One region of Chryseobacterium sp. C-71 genomic DNA includes:
- a CDS encoding glycoside hydrolase family 43 protein: protein MKVLKNILAFSLFIFTLNTVFAQVEKGKTSLQKEFRYTNPITRDSAISMRDHFIIKVDDLWYCVGTSNPVWTGPNPGVRMLVSKDLINWKQHSFIIDAKKLPKDSPYNGRFWAPEIHFIQGKYWLTVNSGKVTKEDPKGMATHSVWLFSADKVTGPYKLVNGPLTPQYNNDSTLFEDEDGQVYLYCSGNGLFQAKIDLKTGKLTTPIQKFLDKKQPGWPEWMVGGIEGPFVIKKEGTYFMFFSTWTRGYEVGLLKSKSPLGPWELASPEPIFGTRKKGYRTEMAKENGYENLFFTDTEDPYQETGHNALFIGPDGNLWNSCHYFMYEKRPYPYSQTFQPWESGPQMGIEPVHYKDGMFYIDGPTWTEQIIKY from the coding sequence ATGAAGGTTTTAAAAAATATTCTGGCATTTTCATTATTCATTTTTACTTTGAATACTGTTTTTGCTCAAGTTGAAAAAGGCAAAACTTCCTTACAGAAAGAATTTCGCTACACCAATCCCATAACCAGAGATTCCGCCATTTCGATGCGCGACCATTTTATTATTAAAGTTGATGATTTGTGGTACTGCGTGGGAACTTCCAATCCGGTTTGGACAGGTCCAAATCCCGGTGTACGAATGTTGGTTTCTAAAGATTTAATCAACTGGAAACAGCATTCATTCATCATTGATGCCAAAAAACTTCCGAAAGATTCTCCATACAACGGCAGATTCTGGGCTCCCGAAATTCATTTTATCCAAGGAAAATATTGGCTGACCGTAAATAGCGGAAAAGTGACAAAAGAAGATCCAAAAGGAATGGCAACACACAGCGTTTGGTTATTTTCAGCGGATAAAGTGACAGGTCCGTATAAATTGGTCAACGGACCTTTGACACCTCAATATAATAATGATTCAACATTGTTTGAAGACGAAGACGGACAGGTTTATCTCTATTGCAGTGGTAACGGACTTTTTCAGGCTAAAATTGATTTGAAAACTGGAAAACTAACCACACCCATCCAAAAATTTCTCGACAAAAAACAACCCGGCTGGCCAGAATGGATGGTTGGGGGAATTGAAGGACCTTTCGTTATTAAAAAAGAAGGAACCTACTTTATGTTTTTCTCCACCTGGACAAGAGGTTATGAAGTGGGTTTATTAAAATCAAAATCACCTTTAGGACCTTGGGAACTGGCTTCCCCGGAACCGATTTTTGGAACTCGAAAAAAAGGTTACCGAACTGAAATGGCAAAAGAAAACGGCTACGAAAATCTTTTCTTTACCGATACCGAAGATCCTTATCAGGAAACAGGACACAACGCTTTGTTCATCGGTCCCGACGGAAATCTTTGGAATTCCTGCCATTATTTTATGTATGAAAAAAGACCTTATCCGTACAGTCAGACTTTTCAGCCTTGGGAATCTGGTCCTCAAATGGGAATCGAACCGGTACATTACAAAGACGGAATGTTTTACATCGATGGACCAACCTGGACAGAACAAATCATTAAATATTAA
- a CDS encoding glycoside hydrolase family 43 protein produces the protein MIKKTVLKYTLNIGLMLTGLSLSAQNPIIQTKFTADPAPMVYKDTVFLYTSHDEDDAFGFKMKDWLLYTSTDMVNWTDHGVVASLKDFKWTDPENGAWAPQVIERNGKFYMYCPMPGQRGIGVLVADSPYGPFKDPIGKPLVKNSGDDIDPTVLIDDDGQAYLYWGNPNLWYVKLNKDMISVDGPIVKEPSIAKVKGSPDPFHYQEGSWAWKRNGNYYMAYASTCCPEGIGYAMGKSATGPWEFKGMIMDSDKRSNGNHPGIIDYKGKSYIFGFHYNLGKQTISKHYERRSICVSEMTYNADGTIQKLPFWNPEGVKRIATLNPYDKVEAETIAYSEGVKTEKMTEWERNNPYDTGKKITDRLVVSSINNGDYLKVQGVDFSKGTKFLEVSVASMNGGSIEIHTDAVDGPILGTVEVKGKAEGDVFKTIKSSVKNIKGVHDVYFVFKGNKDLFYFDWWKFSSN, from the coding sequence ATGATTAAGAAAACAGTTTTAAAATATACTTTAAATATCGGATTGATGCTCACAGGATTATCGCTGTCTGCTCAAAATCCAATCATTCAGACCAAATTTACGGCTGATCCTGCGCCAATGGTTTACAAAGACACCGTTTTTCTGTACACCAGTCACGATGAAGATGATGCATTCGGATTTAAAATGAAAGACTGGTTGCTGTACACTTCGACCGATATGGTCAACTGGACAGACCACGGCGTTGTGGCTTCCTTAAAAGATTTCAAATGGACAGACCCGGAAAACGGAGCGTGGGCTCCACAAGTCATAGAAAGAAACGGCAAGTTTTATATGTATTGCCCGATGCCCGGACAGAGAGGAATCGGTGTTTTGGTGGCAGATAGTCCTTATGGTCCATTCAAAGACCCAATTGGAAAACCGTTGGTTAAAAATTCAGGCGATGATATTGATCCGACTGTTCTTATTGATGATGATGGACAAGCTTATCTGTACTGGGGAAATCCCAATTTATGGTACGTAAAACTGAATAAGGATATGATTTCTGTTGATGGACCAATCGTGAAAGAACCTTCGATTGCCAAAGTCAAAGGTTCTCCCGACCCGTTTCATTATCAGGAAGGATCTTGGGCGTGGAAGCGCAATGGTAATTATTATATGGCTTATGCCTCAACGTGTTGTCCGGAAGGGATTGGCTATGCAATGGGCAAGTCAGCAACCGGTCCGTGGGAATTCAAAGGAATGATTATGGACAGCGACAAACGTTCCAACGGAAATCATCCCGGAATCATTGACTACAAAGGAAAATCTTACATTTTTGGTTTCCATTACAATCTAGGAAAACAAACGATAAGCAAGCATTATGAGCGCCGTTCCATTTGTGTGAGCGAAATGACTTACAATGCCGATGGCACCATTCAAAAATTACCTTTTTGGAATCCCGAAGGTGTGAAAAGAATTGCGACTTTGAATCCGTATGACAAAGTTGAAGCAGAAACTATTGCTTATAGTGAAGGTGTAAAAACAGAAAAAATGACCGAATGGGAAAGAAATAATCCGTACGATACGGGCAAAAAAATTACCGATCGTTTGGTGGTTTCTTCAATTAACAATGGTGATTACCTCAAAGTTCAGGGCGTTGATTTTTCCAAAGGAACAAAATTTCTGGAAGTATCAGTTGCTTCTATGAATGGCGGAAGTATAGAAATTCATACCGATGCGGTGGACGGACCGATATTAGGAACCGTTGAGGTAAAAGGAAAAGCAGAAGGCGACGTTTTTAAAACCATTAAATCTTCAGTAAAAAATATTAAAGGCGTGCACGATGTATATTTCGTTTTTAAAGGAAACAAAGACCTTTTCTACTTTGATTGGTGGAAATTCAGTTCAAATTAA
- a CDS encoding glycoside hydrolase family 43 protein: MKVKKNTLKTILNGLLICCAGILSAQNPIIQTAYTADPAPMVFNDRLYVYTSHDEDDSTWFTMNNWKLFSTNDMVNWTDHGVILSYNDFDWAKRDAWAAQCIERNGKFFMYVPMISKTNNKGAIGVAVADSPFGPFHDPLGKPLVQSEWGDIDPTVFIDDDGQAHLYWGNPKLKYVKLNEDMISYSGDIVEVPMTEESFGKREGNPERPTKYEEGPWLYKRKNLYYLFWPGGALPEFIGYSTSKSPQGPWEYGGIIMPAEGKSFTNHPGVIDFRGKTYFFYHNGALPGGSGFTRSISVQELEFNKDGSISPFKMTNGITKAIATVNPYAFNQAEMISWSENVKSYQNKVAGVFIKAKKNGAYTSVKNVDFGKEGATTFSARVGTTHNGGVTMDVHLDSLDGPLAGTIKVPMTGGDDRFETVKINVSNKITGIHNLYFLFNGKAEKDIMFFDYWMFSK; the protein is encoded by the coding sequence ATGAAAGTGAAAAAAAACACCCTAAAAACAATACTGAATGGTCTGCTGATTTGTTGTGCCGGAATTTTGTCTGCGCAAAATCCCATCATTCAAACGGCTTACACCGCCGATCCTGCTCCGATGGTGTTTAATGACCGTTTGTATGTTTATACCAGTCACGACGAAGACGATTCTACGTGGTTTACGATGAACAATTGGAAACTGTTTTCAACGAACGATATGGTCAACTGGACAGACCACGGCGTGATACTTTCCTACAACGATTTTGATTGGGCAAAGCGTGATGCGTGGGCAGCACAGTGCATAGAAAGAAACGGAAAATTCTTTATGTACGTTCCAATGATTTCCAAAACCAATAACAAAGGTGCGATTGGAGTTGCAGTTGCCGACAGTCCGTTCGGTCCGTTTCACGATCCACTAGGAAAACCGCTTGTTCAGAGCGAATGGGGCGATATTGACCCGACGGTTTTCATTGATGATGATGGTCAGGCGCATCTGTATTGGGGAAATCCTAAACTAAAATACGTAAAACTCAATGAAGATATGATTTCCTATTCCGGCGATATTGTTGAGGTTCCGATGACCGAAGAATCTTTCGGGAAGCGGGAAGGCAATCCGGAAAGACCAACGAAATACGAAGAAGGTCCGTGGTTGTACAAACGGAAAAATCTCTATTATCTCTTCTGGCCGGGCGGTGCATTGCCAGAATTTATCGGCTATTCCACCAGCAAAAGTCCGCAAGGTCCGTGGGAATACGGCGGAATTATAATGCCTGCAGAAGGAAAATCTTTTACCAATCATCCCGGCGTGATTGATTTCAGAGGGAAAACCTATTTTTTTTATCACAATGGTGCATTGCCGGGTGGAAGTGGATTCACACGTTCGATAAGCGTGCAGGAATTAGAATTTAATAAAGATGGATCTATTTCTCCATTCAAAATGACCAATGGTATTACGAAAGCTATTGCAACCGTCAACCCTTACGCATTCAATCAGGCGGAGATGATTTCGTGGTCGGAAAATGTAAAATCTTATCAAAACAAAGTCGCAGGAGTTTTCATTAAAGCAAAGAAAAACGGAGCCTACACAAGCGTAAAAAATGTTGATTTTGGAAAAGAAGGAGCAACAACTTTTTCGGCAAGAGTAGGAACCACGCATAACGGCGGAGTTACGATGGATGTTCATTTGGACAGTTTGGACGGACCGCTTGCAGGAACCATAAAAGTCCCGATGACTGGAGGAGACGACCGCTTTGAAACGGTTAAAATTAATGTATCCAACAAAATTACAGGCATTCATAATCTATATTTCCTGTTCAATGGCAAAGCGGAAAAAGACATTATGTTTTTCGATTATTGGATGTTTTCAAAATAA
- a CDS encoding glycoside hydrolase family 97 protein, translating to MKKFALLFILFISFCFLSELKAQVAEISSPDGKLKLNVFSEEGKALYSVAFQGKIMLEKSPLGLITNESDFSKNLKFINSKKDFVSKKYSNEKIKKSEVEYKANTLTVNFINTDQFNIGIEFQVSDNNVAFRYDIPPMKDRFSVVVQSEVTGYRFPQQTTTFLSPMMKSMTGFARTAPSYESGYKADSELGTKSDYGYVFPGLFHIGNEGWILLSETGVSSLYCASHLDATLEKNLYQVAYPNMAENNGFGSSGAALSLPGKTPWRTITVGNSLKPIVETTIPFDVVEPLYEPSQKYQFGKSTWSWILWQDNSMNYDDQTKFIDLASKLGYEYILMDALWDKNIGKERMKELIQYAKSKNVDVMLWYNSNGSANDAPMGPRNKMSSSIERKKEMKWLKEIGVKGLKVDFFGGDKQETMRLYEDILSDANDFGLTIIFHGATLPRGWEVMYPNYAGSEAVLASEMLYFSEDVRKQEAFFATLHPFIRNTVGSMEFGGTFLNKFLTKSNKGKNKRHTTDGFQLATAVLFQNPIQMFAVMPNNLTDAPKFQLDFMKEVPTLWDETVFIDGYPGKYSVIARRHQDKWYVAGVNAEKTLKKLQLNLPMLAGKNVELINDDKSGNTFTKPVSINKKGIYEIEIQPNGGFVLKN from the coding sequence ATGAAAAAATTTGCACTTTTATTTATATTATTCATAAGCTTTTGTTTTTTATCAGAACTTAAAGCACAGGTTGCCGAAATTTCAAGTCCGGACGGAAAACTGAAACTGAATGTATTTTCAGAAGAAGGAAAAGCATTGTACTCTGTGGCTTTTCAGGGGAAAATAATGTTGGAAAAATCGCCTTTAGGTTTAATTACCAATGAATCAGATTTTTCTAAAAATTTAAAATTCATCAACAGTAAAAAGGATTTCGTTTCCAAAAAATACAGCAACGAAAAAATCAAAAAATCCGAAGTTGAGTATAAAGCCAATACGCTGACGGTCAATTTTATCAATACAGACCAATTCAATATCGGGATTGAATTTCAGGTAAGTGACAACAATGTTGCATTCCGATACGATATTCCGCCAATGAAAGACCGATTCAGCGTTGTCGTACAATCGGAAGTTACAGGATACAGATTTCCACAACAGACGACAACATTTCTTTCGCCAATGATGAAATCGATGACAGGTTTTGCACGAACAGCACCAAGTTATGAAAGTGGCTACAAAGCCGATTCAGAATTAGGAACAAAATCAGATTATGGTTATGTTTTCCCAGGACTCTTTCATATCGGAAACGAAGGCTGGATTTTACTTTCAGAAACTGGAGTCAGTAGTTTGTACTGCGCTTCGCATCTTGACGCCACTTTAGAAAAAAATCTTTACCAAGTTGCTTATCCGAATATGGCGGAAAATAATGGCTTCGGAAGTTCAGGCGCAGCACTTTCTTTGCCCGGAAAAACACCTTGGAGAACTATTACAGTCGGAAATTCTTTAAAACCAATTGTGGAAACTACGATTCCATTTGATGTGGTAGAACCTCTTTACGAGCCTTCACAGAAATATCAATTCGGAAAATCTACCTGGAGTTGGATTTTATGGCAGGACAATAGTATGAACTACGATGACCAGACAAAATTTATTGATTTGGCATCAAAACTCGGTTATGAATACATTTTGATGGATGCTCTTTGGGATAAAAATATTGGCAAAGAAAGAATGAAAGAACTCATCCAATACGCAAAATCCAAAAATGTGGATGTGATGCTTTGGTACAATTCAAACGGTTCAGCCAACGACGCTCCGATGGGACCAAGAAATAAAATGAGTTCTTCTATTGAGAGAAAAAAAGAAATGAAATGGCTGAAAGAAATCGGAGTCAAAGGATTGAAAGTCGATTTCTTTGGCGGCGACAAGCAGGAAACGATGCGTCTGTACGAAGATATTTTATCGGACGCCAATGATTTTGGTTTGACCATTATTTTCCACGGTGCTACTTTGCCGAGAGGTTGGGAAGTGATGTATCCCAATTATGCAGGAAGCGAAGCTGTTTTAGCCTCGGAAATGCTTTATTTTTCGGAAGACGTTCGTAAGCAGGAAGCTTTTTTTGCCACTTTACATCCATTCATTCGAAACACGGTCGGAAGTATGGAATTTGGCGGAACTTTTCTCAATAAATTTTTAACCAAATCAAATAAAGGCAAAAATAAAAGACACACAACAGATGGTTTCCAATTGGCAACAGCGGTTCTGTTTCAGAATCCTATTCAGATGTTTGCGGTAATGCCCAATAACCTGACCGATGCTCCGAAATTCCAATTGGATTTTATGAAAGAAGTGCCCACACTTTGGGACGAAACGGTTTTTATCGACGGCTATCCCGGGAAATATTCTGTCATTGCGAGAAGACATCAGGACAAATGGTATGTCGCAGGTGTGAATGCAGAGAAAACTTTAAAAAAACTTCAACTCAATCTTCCGATGTTGGCGGGCAAAAATGTTGAACTGATTAATGATGATAAATCCGGAAATACCTTTACAAAACCAGTTTCCATCAATAAAAAAGGAATATACGAAATTGAGATTCAGCCGAATGGCGGATTTGTGTTGAAGAATTAA
- a CDS encoding glycosyl hydrolase 115 family protein, with protein MNRIKIFFLVAFFGCCLQINATEPFISTEKKSENIVLKEKSVSLSIFTNSEIDNGILRAVKNLQSDFQKVTGEQPNILNKVSGINSPLIIIGTVGTKSVIDDLIKQKKIDGKALTGKREKYIIQNISNPFPGVSEAIVIAGSDKRGTIYGIYEVSQQIGVSPWYFWADVPVEVKENLYFKKGIYTDGEPAVEYRGIFLNDEEPSLGGWARATFGGINSKFYEKVFELLLRSKANYLWPAMWGKAFYDDDPLSGPLANEMGIIMGTSHHEPMAQAQADWHRYIKKNNLPNVWDYSKNAKVLHDFWKAGIVRSQNWEKLVTVGMRGDGDEAMGEGTNISLLENIVKDQRKIIQNVTGKNPNKTPQVWALYKEVQDYYDKGMRVPGDVILLFCDDNWGNVRKLPDLSKPLHKGGYGMYYHFDYVGGPRNSKWININPIQRVWEQMNLSYEHKVDKVWVVNVGDLKPMEFPISFFLEMAWNPKQFNSKNLLEYTEKWSAQQFGEKYSKEIARMINLYAKYNRRVTPETLDSKTFSLENYNEFETVLNDYRALAVDALRLKDQIPAEYQDTYYQLVLYPIDACSNLYEMYYAVAKNKELAAKNDLKANYYADKVKECFKRNAYLDNKYNNEIAGGKWTHMMDQMKIGYKAWFEGKENIMPEITYVSEAKVPKEKVFQEKEGYVSIEAENFERMNNSDRIRWEVIPDFGKTKSGITTFPQNAYPKADENIYLEYDINFESKGEFEVQLLLAPTLNYNHNKGIRYEISFDGETSQTVNFNGHYKGELGRWQSEHIIKSITKHQISEPGKHTLRFRVLEPGIVLEKILINTGGLKPSYLGAPESDYSGNK; from the coding sequence ATGAATCGAATAAAAATATTTTTTCTCGTCGCATTTTTCGGATGTTGTCTGCAGATCAATGCAACAGAGCCGTTTATCAGCACAGAAAAAAAATCCGAAAACATTGTATTAAAAGAAAAATCAGTTAGTCTATCCATTTTCACAAACTCAGAAATCGACAATGGAATTTTAAGAGCTGTAAAAAACCTTCAATCCGATTTCCAGAAAGTCACAGGCGAGCAACCGAACATCTTGAATAAGGTTTCCGGTATAAATTCTCCTTTAATCATCATCGGAACGGTAGGAACAAAATCTGTGATTGATGATTTAATCAAACAAAAAAAAATTGACGGAAAAGCACTAACCGGAAAACGTGAAAAATACATTATCCAGAATATCAGCAATCCATTTCCCGGAGTTTCGGAAGCCATTGTCATTGCAGGAAGCGACAAACGAGGGACGATTTACGGAATTTATGAAGTTTCGCAGCAGATTGGTGTTTCGCCGTGGTATTTTTGGGCAGATGTTCCGGTTGAAGTCAAAGAAAATTTATATTTCAAAAAAGGAATTTATACCGATGGAGAACCTGCCGTAGAATACCGCGGAATTTTCCTGAATGATGAAGAACCTTCGCTCGGTGGTTGGGCAAGAGCTACTTTTGGAGGAATCAATTCTAAATTTTATGAAAAGGTTTTTGAACTGCTTCTTCGCTCAAAAGCCAATTATCTTTGGCCTGCGATGTGGGGAAAAGCCTTCTATGACGATGATCCTTTGAGCGGACCTTTAGCCAACGAAATGGGAATCATAATGGGAACTTCACACCACGAACCAATGGCTCAGGCTCAGGCAGACTGGCACAGATACATCAAAAAAAATAATCTTCCGAACGTTTGGGATTATTCAAAAAACGCCAAAGTCTTGCATGATTTCTGGAAAGCGGGAATTGTGAGAAGCCAAAACTGGGAAAAGCTTGTAACAGTAGGAATGCGTGGTGACGGCGACGAAGCGATGGGAGAGGGAACTAATATTTCTTTGCTTGAGAACATCGTAAAAGACCAGCGTAAAATTATTCAGAATGTTACAGGAAAAAATCCGAATAAAACGCCGCAGGTTTGGGCGTTGTATAAAGAAGTTCAGGATTATTATGACAAAGGAATGAGAGTTCCGGGTGATGTGATTTTGCTGTTTTGTGATGACAACTGGGGCAACGTGAGAAAGCTTCCCGACCTTTCAAAACCTTTGCATAAAGGCGGTTACGGAATGTATTACCATTTCGATTATGTGGGCGGACCAAGAAATTCTAAATGGATTAACATTAATCCAATCCAGAGAGTTTGGGAGCAGATGAATCTTTCTTACGAGCATAAAGTAGACAAAGTCTGGGTCGTGAATGTTGGCGATTTGAAACCAATGGAATTTCCAATCAGTTTCTTTCTGGAGATGGCGTGGAACCCGAAACAGTTTAATTCTAAAAACCTTTTGGAATACACGGAAAAATGGTCTGCGCAGCAATTTGGCGAAAAATATTCTAAAGAAATTGCCAGAATGATTAATCTTTATGCAAAATATAACCGCAGAGTAACTCCGGAAACGTTGGATAGCAAAACATTCAGTCTTGAAAATTATAATGAATTTGAAACGGTTTTGAATGATTACAGAGCTTTGGCAGTAGATGCGTTACGTTTAAAAGACCAGATTCCGGCAGAATATCAGGATACGTATTATCAGTTGGTTCTTTATCCGATTGATGCGTGCAGTAATTTGTATGAAATGTATTATGCTGTTGCTAAAAACAAAGAATTAGCTGCCAAAAATGATCTTAAAGCCAATTATTATGCAGATAAAGTAAAGGAATGTTTTAAAAGAAATGCTTACCTCGATAATAAATACAACAATGAGATTGCAGGCGGAAAATGGACGCATATGATGGACCAAATGAAGATAGGTTACAAAGCCTGGTTTGAAGGGAAAGAAAATATAATGCCTGAAATCACTTACGTTTCTGAAGCAAAAGTTCCGAAGGAAAAAGTATTCCAAGAGAAAGAAGGTTATGTTTCTATCGAAGCCGAAAATTTTGAAAGAATGAATAATTCAGACAGAATTCGTTGGGAAGTGATTCCTGATTTCGGAAAAACAAAATCGGGAATTACGACTTTTCCACAAAACGCCTATCCCAAAGCCGATGAAAATATCTATCTGGAATACGATATTAATTTCGAATCCAAAGGCGAATTTGAAGTTCAGCTTCTTTTAGCTCCGACTTTAAATTACAATCACAACAAAGGAATACGATATGAAATTTCATTTGATGGCGAAACATCACAAACAGTTAATTTCAATGGACACTACAAAGGCGAATTGGGAAGATGGCAGTCGGAACACATCATTAAATCAATTACAAAGCATCAGATTTCAGAACCTGGAAAGCATACTTTACGTTTCAGAGTTTTAGAACCGGGAATTGTTTTAGAAAAGATTTTAATCAACACAGGAGGTCTTAAACCAAGTTATTTGGGTGCGCCGGAAAGTGATTATTCAGGAAATAAATAA